The Oxyura jamaicensis isolate SHBP4307 breed ruddy duck unplaced genomic scaffold, BPBGC_Ojam_1.0 oxyUn_random_OJ72166, whole genome shotgun sequence genomic sequence GGGCTGTATGAGGCTGTATAGGGCCACGTGGGGGCTGTATGGGGCAGCATGGAGCTGTATAGGGGCAGTATGGGGCCATGTAGGACCATAAGAGGCCATAGAGGGGCTGTATGGAGGCCatatggggacatggggggggcATATGGGGCTGTATGGGATACTTACAGGGCTGTATGGAGTCTGTATGGGGCCGTATAGGGGACCTATGAGGCCACATGGGGGTGTATGGGGCTATATAGGGGCCATATAGGGCCATATGGGGGCCAAATAGGGCCGTGTGGGGCCATGTGGGGGCCGCACGCACCCACTGCTGCCCATAgctgtcctgcagctcctgctcgtGTGTGTCCTCCCAGCGCGGGCgcagccccaggcagagcagcgGCCACCAGCCCTCCTGTGCCATGGCCACGAAGTAGTCGGTGAAGCCAGCGAACGACTGGATGGCGCCTGCAGGGACGGTGGGCACGCTGTCCGTgtccccccacacacaccaccCCCCTACCTCCAGGGGGGTCCAGGCTGCTCCCCCGCCAGCCCGggccctccccccccccccccgatttTTGTGTCCCTCTCCCAGCATCCCACCTTGCTCCACACCAGTGACGATGGAGGCAAAGTTGTCATCCAGCAGGATCATGTCAGCTGCGTTCTTGGCGGCATCGGAGCCGGCGATGCCCATGGCCACCCCGATGTCAGCGCGCTTCAGTGCTGGGGAGTCGTTCACCCCATCCCCTGTCACCGCCACGATGGCGCCCTGGGGACACGGACTTGGGGACACCGGCCGGGGGAGCGCTGGGGTGCCCCCAATGTCCTCCCAGTGCCCTGAACCCACCCAACGTCCCCAGATCCCCCAAAGCCTTCGAgttgtccccatgtccccagtgtccccctATTCCCCAATGTCCCCCCATGTCCACAGTGCCCCCTATGTCCCCACCAGCCGCTGGCAGCTCTCTACGATGACAAGTTTCTGCTGCGGTGACGTCCGGGCGAAGACCATCTCCGGGTGAGCGCGCAGGATCCCCTCGAGGACGCCCGGGGCCATGCCAGCCAGCTCAGCCCCTGTCACCACTCGTGCCCGCGCCTGCCTGGGGACACCGGACACTGGGTCCCCCAGTCTGGGTGCACCCCGTCACCCCCCTGACCCTGGGGACGTCGGGTCCCACCTGgggtccacctgctccagggGCACCCGCAGCCGCGCTGCCACATCCTCGGGGGTCTCGCTACCCTCTGAGATGATGCCGACAGCGGCAGCGATGGCCTTGGCCGTGATGGGGTGGTCACCGGTCACCATGATCACCTGGGGGGGACAAGGGGGATGCTGGCGTGATCCTGCTGTGCCCTcacatccctgtccccatgtcccctttgtcccccctccccttttctcctcgcttgtccccatccccacatTCCTTCCATGCCCCCCCACGTCCCCTCCAtgtccctccccatcccctccatGTCCCCTCCGTgtcctccccatcccctccatTCCCTTCCCGTCCCCGCTGTCCCTGTGGCCTACCCTGATGCCAGCCGTGCGGCACTTGAGCACAGCGCGGGGCACGGTGGCCCGCGGGGGATCAATCATGGCCACCAGCCCAGCGAAGCAGAGGCCCACGGCCACCTCAGGAAGTGCCTCAGGgtctgtccctgctgccactgTCCCTGCGGGCAGCCAGCGCGCACAGAATCCTGGAGACACGGCAGAGACGGGGACATTGGAGCATGACCCATTTCCCCCCCATGTCTCAATTTCCCCCTCCCAGTCCTATTATGTCCTGCATTAGCTCCCTGTCCCCTTATGTCCCCATGTCTCCCCATGTCCCTACTCCCCCCCCCAGTCCCATTATGTCCCCCATTCCCTCCATGTCCCCCTATGTCCACATTTCCCCTCTTGACCCCGTCCCCCCATGTCTTTATTTCCCCTCTCAGTCCTACCATGTCCCCCATTCCCCCACGTCTCCCCATtcctccccatgtccccactCCCCTCCATGTCCCTCTATGCCCCCCACTCACCCCAATATCCCACTATGTTCCCAATGTCCCCAAttccccccatgtccccccatTCTTCCCCATGTCCCCAATTCCCCCCATACCCCACTATGTCCCGAACATCCCTACACCCCGCCATGTCCCCCTATGTCCCCCACGTCCCCCCGGTGCCACTCACCCAGGACACGCTCCCCGCGGCCCCCCAGGTCAGCATAGGCCCCCTCGAAGGCCTCCCGCCACTGGGTGTCGAgcggcagctcctgcccctttATCATGACGGTGCTGCAGCGCTCCAGCACCCGCTCGGGGGCCCCcttcagcaccagcagctggcGGTCCCCTGCCGCGTGCACTGAGAGCTGCAAGGGTCCCCTCATGGTCACCTCGACCCGGCCCCCGACCAGCGCTCCAGGTTGTCCTCCCCCCTCCTTGGTGCCCCAGGTCCCCACCTGGAACTTGTTGGTGGAGTTGAAGGGCAGCTCGGCCACCTTGGGGAAGTGTCCCCGTGCCTCTGACACCGTTCCCACTGTCACCTCGGCGAATTTCAGCAGCGCCGTCTCGGAGGCATCACCAATGACCTCGCGCTGTGGGAATGGGGTTTGGTGGGGTCCTCTACAGGGGTCCCGGCTCATAGGACCCACTAAGCTCACCATGGCCCCACCATGGCCCCACCTTAGCCACAGGAACGTTCTCCTGGCCAGACTTGAACTGGGCCCTGTTGCAGAGGGTGACGATGCGGCTCAGCAGCGTCCACGTCTCCGATGACTGGTCAAAGCTCTGACCTGGTGAAGGGGATGTGGGTCACCTTGGGGTCCCCACCCcagagggaggggaggtgggTGCCTGGCTCACCCGACTGGTCCTCGGTAGTGTCGGCCGTGTGGATCTGGTTGTCGAACCAGAGGTGTGCCACCGTCATGCGGTTCTGAGTGAGGGTCCCAGTCTTGTCAGAGCAGATCACTGAGGTGGAGCCCAGCGTCTCCACTGCCTCCAGGTTCTTCACCACGCAGTTCTTCCGTGCCAGCCGCTTCGCCGTCAGTGAGAGGCAAACCTGGTGCAGGGGCACCCTGTCAGGGCTCTGGGGAACCCCAGAGGTCCTCAAGCCCCCATGTGATCCTTGGGACCTTCTGGACCTCCTGTGGTGGCCTTGGAGCCACAGGGACTTCCTGGAGGGCACCTGATACCCACAGACCCATGGGGACCCCTTGGGCCCATATGGCACCCACATTTTGTGATGGACCCATGGGGACTTCCTGGGTCTCATGGGATGTCCAAGGAACCATGGGGAGCACCCATGGGACTGTAGCACCCATGGGACCCAgccacagcccaggctgccctATAGCCCCTCCCACAATGTCCCAAGCCATACTGTGACAGTGGCCAGCAGCCCCTCAGGGACATAGGCCACGACGATGGCCATGAAGAAGACCATAGCACGGAGGAAGGGGTATCCGATGACCATGGCCACCACAAAGAAGGTGGCGCCAAAGAAGATGGCGAGGCCGGCGATGATGTCAACGAAGTGCTCGATCTCGATGGCAATGGGCGTCTTCTCGTTCTCCACACCTGAGGCCAGGCTGGCGATGCGCCCGATGATGGTCCGGTCACCTGTGTTGATCACCAGCCCCGTGGCAGTCCCTGCAGGGGAAGCCAGGTGTCAGGATGGGGAATGGGTAGGACATGAGGTGCCTGGGTGGCATCTGGCCCACCTTCCAGGCACATGGTGGAGAAGAAGGCAATGTTGCGGGTCTCCAGGGGTGAGTCATGGGTGCAGTCGGGTGACCGTGTCTGCGGCTCAGACTCCCCTGTCAGCGACGAGTTGTCCACCTGGGAGAGGGGGGACGACACGGCTCAGCCCAAGGTACCCAGGCATCCTGGTGCCCATTCTCCCTCCAGCTGACCCATGTGCCCAGGCCCACCTTGCAGCCCTGGGCTGAGATTATGCGGATGTCTGCAGGCACTCGATCCCCGCCTTTGATCTCCACCAGGTCCCCGACCACCAGCTCGTTGGCATTGATCTGCAGCTTGTCCCCTTCCCGGATCACTGTGGCTTGCTGCAGGTGACACAGGGATCCTGTGGGATGAGGGACACGGTCCCATCCCATGCCTCAGGGTCCCAGGTTGTGGGTACTCCCCCCTCACCTGGGGGACGAGGTTCTTGAAGCTGGCAATGATGTTGGTGCTCTTGAACTCCTGGTAGTAGCCAAAGCAGCCAGTGACGACGACAACAGCAATGAGGGCGATGGCAAGGTAAAgctggggggggaaggtggtgGTGAGGGAGAGAGGATCAGGCCACAGGACAGCTCCCACAGTGGGATCCCCCTCCCAAAACCCATCCCATAGAGGTGGTGAGGACCCAGGTGTCCAGGTATCCCTACCAAGGGGATCCAGGCATCTCCCTGGCCAAGATGGACCCAGGTATCCCTCTGCCCTCAATGTGTCCCAGCTCCCCAAAGCGTCCCAGGTGTCCTTACACCTCCGGAGGGCCCCAGGCACCCATACTCTCCCCCACAAAGGGTCCCTGGTTTCCTCCCCCTCCAGCACCACAAAGGGACCCAGGCATCCAGGTACCCCCCAGAAGGTCCCAGGAACTTGGGGACTCCCTGGAGACACCCACGTTCCCCTCTCCCAAAGACCCCTGGCTTCCAGGTGTCCCCCCACCAGGTGTCACCCCCCCCCATCTGTCCGCCCCAGGCGTACGTTGTCAGCACTGCCGCGATCACCCTGCCCCTCCTGCACGCCGTAGGCAATGAGACAAATGGCCGCTGCCACCCACATCAGGCACTGGAGTCCCCCAGCCAGCTGCCGCCCAAACTTGACGCACTCAGGGGTCCCCCGAGGGGGGCGCAGCTCATTGGGGCCGTCCCGCAGCAGCCGCTCAGCCGCCACTGCCCCCACCAGGCCCTGCGGGGGCCAGTATGGTTGTGAGGTCAACAGGGACCAAGGGGGTTGTGGGGTCTAAGGGTTGTGGAGTTGGTGGAGTCAGTGGGGTTGATCAATGGGGTTGAAGGGTTGTGGGTTTGGTGGGGTCAACAGGGCTCATGAGGGTCATGGGGTTGATCAATGGGGCTGAAGGGTTGTGGGGTTGGTGGGGTCAACAGGGCTCATGAGGGTCATGGGGTTAATCAATGGGGCTGAAGGGTTGTGGGGTCAGCTAGGCTGATGGGTGTCAACATGAGGGGTGGGTTAATGGGGTTGTTAGGGTTGGCACGGGTCATAGGTTGGGGGCTGCCCACCTTGGTGATGCTGGTGCTGTACTTTGCCTCCAGGTCGGGCAGTTCGAGCTTGTGGTCATCCTGGGGGCACCAGCCTCAGCACTGACCCTTGGACTCCGCATCCTCCAGTGTCCCCCAGCATTATCCAGTGACTCTACCAGTGCCCTATGGACCTGCCCAGTCCCCTTTTGACCCTTGACCCAGCCCTCTCCATTGacccctcccagtccctcccacTGACCCAATAACCTTTGTTGACCTCCCAGTCCCACCAGTTGACCTCCCAGTGCCCTCCATTGACCCTCCCCAGTCCCTTACCATTGTCCCCCACTGGTTTCCattccctcccagtgccccatACCACATCCATCTCCTTCTTCATGTCCTCCAGCCGCTCCTGCTTGCGGCGGCCGCGGCCCTTTGATGCTTtggggggggccgggccccgcggtCCCAGCTCGTAGCTCTCCTGGGGGTCAGGAGTTGGGGGTCAGGGGGTTGACTGGGGTTGGGAGTggtccctccatccctcccacATCCCACTGCCATCTCTCCCCTCATCTCttgcctcctcctctccaggtGTTCTGCTGTCTGTCCCTCCACCCACCTGTCCCTCTGTCCATCTGGTCTTCCTTCTCATGGCCCATCTCTGGCCCACAGCccatctccatctccatctcccatctccatctccatctcccCCACgtctcctgctcctccttcccctcaccTCCTCACCTCCTTCCCCATGGTGGCTCCCAgtggctcccagcagctcccagtggCTCCCAGTCTGCTCCCGACCTCCCCTTATAGCCCCGGGAACCGCCCCAAGGTGACCTTACCCTGGGTCCTTCCTGCAGCGGGGGGGCATTGGGTGCCCGGGTCCCCTTGGAGGGACGATGGGGGCAGGGGCCAGGATGCCTGGATCCCCTCTGTGCTCCCTGAGGGGCTCCTCCCTGAATCCCCTGGGGGCAGAGGGATGTGGGACTGCCCCACTGAGGAGCAGGGAGCCTGGGTCCCCTGGAAATTAGGGTTGGGGTCCCCTTGGTGTTGGGATCAgggtggggggcagcaggaAGCTGGGGTTTGtgggggacactgggggacaccgggggggcAGAAGGGTGGGCTCCCAGACACCAAGGTCCCCCCAAGCCCAGATGCCCTCAGAGTGCCCTTGgtgctcctgcccccccccccccccctatcAGTTGCTTTCTTATCAGCCTGGGGAGGGACAGACGCTGGGTCCTACCTGTCGCTTGTTAATGGTTAATTACTGATAACTTATCAGCCTCCTCCTGGTGCCTCTGGGAGGGGGGCAGTGGGGGGGCATTTGGGGGGTCCTGGAGAGGTTTCTGGGGACCCGGGTGGTGC encodes the following:
- the ATP4A gene encoding potassium-transporting ATPase alpha chain 1 — its product is MGKEESYELGPRGPAPPKASKGRGRRKQERLEDMKKEMDVDDHKLELPDLEAKYSTSITKGLVGAVAAERLLRDGPNELRPPRGTPECVKFGRQLAGGLQCLMWVAAAICLIAYGVQEGQGDRGSADNLYLAIALIAVVVVTGCFGYYQEFKSTNIIASFKNLVPQQATVIREGDKLQINANELVVGDLVEIKGGDRVPADIRIISAQGCKVDNSSLTGESEPQTRSPDCTHDSPLETRNIAFFSTMCLEGTATGLVINTGDRTIIGRIASLASGVENEKTPIAIEIEHFVDIIAGLAIFFGATFFVVAMVIGYPFLRAMVFFMAIVVAYVPEGLLATVTVCLSLTAKRLARKNCVVKNLEAVETLGSTSVICSDKTGTLTQNRMTVAHLWFDNQIHTADTTEDQSGQSFDQSSETWTLLSRIVTLCNRAQFKSGQENVPVAKREVIGDASETALLKFAEVTVGTVSEARGHFPKVAELPFNSTNKFQLSVHAAGDRQLLVLKGAPERVLERCSTVMIKGQELPLDTQWREAFEGAYADLGGRGERVLGFCARWLPAGTVAAGTDPEALPEVAVGLCFAGLVAMIDPPRATVPRAVLKCRTAGIRVIMVTGDHPITAKAIAAAVGIISEGSETPEDVAARLRVPLEQVDPRQARARVVTGAELAGMAPGVLEGILRAHPEMVFARTSPQQKLVIVESCQRLGAIVAVTGDGVNDSPALKRADIGVAMGIAGSDAAKNAADMILLDDNFASIVTGVEQGGMLGEGHKNRGGGGRARAGGGAAWTPLEVGGWCVWGDTDSVPTVPAGAIQSFAGFTDYFVAMAQEGWWPLLCLGLRPRWEDTHEQELQDSYGQQWTFEQRRYQQYTCYTVFFISIEMCQIADVLIRKTRRLSLLQQGLFRNHILVIAIVFQVSIGCFLCYCPGMPNIFNFMPIRFQWWFVPMPFGLLILIYDEIRKLGVRRHPGSWWDRELYY